The Hippoglossus hippoglossus isolate fHipHip1 chromosome 2, fHipHip1.pri, whole genome shotgun sequence genome includes a region encoding these proteins:
- the LOC117775807 gene encoding uncharacterized protein LOC117775807: MESVCEQLCGAHDDEEEEEEGGRAMLWSLQEAVERQTLQIGASACGATAVVDVLKALGVDVAPEEADRCVHTRLRRYESPLPDYLLSRSEAGATHAQLIAGAEEASKGEVMGRFFHLHPRRQVKLIPWLARWIRKGAVPVATMNMQLSVPEGEEVPDAWHHQLIFGVAPNAVFMTNPLDVVSEDEVHPRLCSESVLLIRREDVLQRFKPDSCMSGFSESQSDPRWKDLDVEGQVSQMVREEEQERPLLTHITIPAAYGSGVTLFALRRSGVGQELLNAPELPLL; the protein is encoded by the exons atggagtcagtgtgtgagcagctttgTGGAGCtcatgatgatgaggaggaggaggaggagggtggtaGAGCTATGCTGTGGTCCCTCCAGGAGGCTGTGGAGAGGCAGACCCTGCAGATAGGAGCGTCGGCCTGCGGGGCCACGGCCGTGGTGGACGTGCTGAAGGCCCTCGGCGTGGACGTGGCCCCCGAGGAGGCCGATCGCTGTGTGCATACTCGCCTGAGGAGGTACGAGTCACCGCTGCCCGACTATCTGCTGTCCCGGAGCGAAGCAG GTGCGACTCACGCTCAGCTTATcgcaggagcagaggaggccAGTAAAGGCGAAGTGATGGGTCGCTTCTTCCACCTTCACCCTCGCCGGCAGGTGAAGCTGATCCCTTGGCTCGCCCGCTGGATCCGAAAGGGCGCTGTTCCCGTGGCGACCATGAACATGCAGCTGTCTGTGCCCGAGGGGGAGGAGGTCCCCGACGCCTGGCACCACCAGCTCATATTTGGGGTCGCACCCAACGCCGTTTTCATGACGAATCCTTTAGATGTAG TAAGCGAGGACGAGGTGCACCCGCGACTCTGCAGTGAATCGGTGCTGCTGATTCGTCGAGAAGACGTCCTGCAGCGATTCAAGCCTGATTCCTGTATGTCAGGCTTCTCAGAGAGCCAGTCTGACCCGCGATGGAAAGACCTGGATGTTGAAg GTCAGGTGAGTCAGATGgtcagagaagaggagcaggagcgcCCCCTGTTGACGCACATCACGATCCCTGCAGCGTACGGCTCAGGCGTCACCCTCTTCGCCCTGCGACGGTCTGGAGTGGGACAAGAACTCCTGAACGCCCCCGAACTCCCTCTGTTGTGA